CTCGCCAAGCAGCGCCGCCACGTTGCAAGCCATGTCCGCCAACCCCAGCGCCTGGCCACGCAACAGCAAGTGTGCGATACGTGGATGAGCCGGCAGCTCGGCCATGGCCTGGCCGTGTCGGGTCAGTTGGCCGCCATCGAGTGCGCCGAGACGTTGCAACAGATCCTGGGCCTGGGCATACGCGGCGGTCGGCGGAACGTCGAGCCACACCAACTGCTGCGGCGTCACGCCCCAACGCCCCAATTGCAGGGCCAACCCGGCCAGGTCCGCCGAAAGAATCTCGGCGCTGCCGTAGGCGGCCAACTGTTCGTGCTGGTCTTCGGACCACAACCGATAGCACACCCCTGGTTCCAGGCGCCCGGCTCGACCGGCCCGTTGGGTCGCGCTAGCCCGGGAGATGCGTTGGGTATCGAGACGGGTCATGCCGCTGCCCGGATCGAATCGCGGTACGCGGGCGAGCCCGGCGTCCACCACTACCCGCACACCGTTGATGGTCAGGCTCGTCTCGGCGATGTTGGTGGCCAGCACGACTTTACGTTGGCCGGGCGGCGCCGGATCGATGGCGGCGCGCTGGGCAGCGAGGTCCAGTTCGCCATGCAACGGGCACAGCAACACGTTGCCGCCGTCGCCGAGGGCATCGGCCAATTGTTGATGAACGCGACGGATTTCCGCTTGCCCAGGCAGGAACACCAGCACGCTGCCGGTTTCATCGTGCAGCGCCTCGAGCACGGTCTGCACCAGTCGCGGCTCGATAAATTCCCCAGGCTGGAATGGCCGGCCCCAGCGCACCGCCACCGGGAACATGCGCCCTTCGCTGCGCAGGATCGGCGCGTCGTCCAGCAGTCCGGCCAGACGCTCGCCTTCCAGGGTCGCGGACATCAACAGGATCTTCAGCGGCTGCTCTTCGCGAAACAGCTCCCGGCCATTGAGGCTCAGGGCCAGCGCCAGATCGGCGTCAAGGCTGCGCTCGTGAAATTCATCGAAAATCAGCAGCCCAACGCCTTCCAATGCCGGATCGTCCTGCAGGCGACGGGTGAGGATGCCTTCGGTGACCACTTCAATGCGCGTATGAGGCCCCACCTTGCTGTCGAGGCGAATCCGGTAGCCGACGGTTTCACCGACCTTTTCCCCGAGTTCGCTGGCCAGCCGCTCGGCCGCCGCCCGTGCCGCCAGGCGTCGGGGTTCGAGCATGAGGATGGTCTGCCCGGCCAGCCAGGACTCGTTCAACAGGGCCAAGGGAACACGGGTGGTTTTACCAGCGCCAGGGGGCGCTTCGAGCACCGCTTCGTGGCGCTTGGCCAGGGCTTGGCGCAGCGCGGGTAAAACTTCATCAATCGGCAAGGAAATCATGCTGGCTCCAAAACAGAGGGCCGAGTATAACGGCGAACTGTTTAGCGTGGTCTGGACTCCAACCAGCAACGCCCATACCTGCTCAGGAGATTGCTATGCGTATTCCCTTTCGCGTGATCGGCGGCGTCCTGGTCGCCACCCTGCTGACCCAGATCAGCGCGTGTGGCTCGATCTTCTACCCGGACCGTCGCGGCCAGATCGAAGGCAAGATCGACCCGGCCATCGCCGCGCTCGATGCCGTCGGCCTGTTGTTCTACATCATCCCCGGCCTGATCGCCTTTGCCGTGGACTTCGCCACCGGCGCGATTTATTTCGAGCCGGGCAAGAGCGTCCAGATCGACCCGGAGAAACTCAAGCCAGCCATCAACCCCGACGGCACGGTCAACAATCACAAGCTGCAAGCCATCCTTGAAAGCGAACTGGGCCGCAGCTTCCCGCTGGACGATCCACGCCTGATCCAGCACAAGGGCAACGTTCAACAACTGGCCACCCTCGGTCTGAAACCCGCTGCTTGAAGCAACCCAAGGATGATCGCGTCATGACCACTGGTGCCGAACACGCTCGCCTGCTACGCCTGGCCACCCGGGCGTCGGTGGCCGTGGCGCTTATCCTTGTCGCCGCCAAGGCGCTGGCCTGGTGGTTGAGCGGTTCGGTGAGCATGCTCGCCGGCCTGACCGACTCGGCGCTGGACGGCGTCACTTCGTTGCTCAATCTGCTGGCGGTGCATTACGCGCTGCGCCCTGCCGACGACGATCACCGCTACGGGCATGGCAAGGCTGAGTCCTTGGCGGGCATGGCCCAGGCGCTGTTTATCGGCGGCAGTGCGGTGCTGATTGCCTTGCAGGCCTTCGAGCGGCTGAAAAACCCGTTGCCCGTGGAAGCGCCTTGGCTGAGCGTCGGCGTGATCGTGTTTTCCCTGGTGCTCACCTTGGCGCTGCTGGCGTTGCAGCATCGGGTCGTGCGCGCCACCGGCTCCAACGCGGTGCGCGCCGATTCGCTGCATTACCGTTCGGACTTGTTGCTCAACGGCAGCATCCTGGTCGCGCTGGTCCTGGCCGGGTTCGGTTGGTATCAACTCGACGCCTGGTTCGGCCTGGGGATCGCCCTCTATATTCTGTGGAGCGCGGTGCAGATCGCCCGGGAAAGCTTCGCGGTGCTGATGGATGAAGAACTGCCACCGGACGTCAGCCAGCACATGCTGGAACTGGCATGCGCCGTACCCGGCGTGGTCGGTGCCCATGACCTGCGCACGCGGATCTCCGGCAACCATTGGTTCGTGCAGTTGCACTTGGAATTGCCGGGGGAACTGACCTTGTCAGTCGCCCACGGCATCAGCGACCAGGCCGCCGACGCGATTCACCGCGCGTATCCGAAGGCCGAAGTGCTGGTGCATGCCGATCCGCTGGAAGTGGTGAAGCCCACCAGCGCTTGATGCCGAGCACCGGGCCCCGTGGCGAGGGAGCTTGCTCCCGCTCGGTTGCGCAGCGACCGTAAAATACAGGGCCTGCTGCGCAGGCCAGCGGGAGCAAGCTCCCTCGCCACAAGAGCAATACCGGCTCCATCAGAACTCAGTACGTCACTTGATACCCACGGCTACTCAAGCAACTCCCCTCGGCCTGGCGATAGGTCTGCACCACCTCCGGCGCCGGTGGGTAGGTGTAGTTGCGCGGATCGAAACCACTCTGCTGCACCGCCCAGCGATAGCAATCGTAGCCGTCCTGGTTGACCTGCTCGGGAGACTGGCCGTTGGCCGGGTAAGCCACCACGTCAAAACTGTTGCCCTGGGGTTGTGGCTGCGGGTTGGCGGCCGGCGCCTCGACCACGACGTAATCCCGGGTATTGGCTTCGTAGATGTAATACGCGCCGGCGGCGAGGAAGAACAGCGAACTGCCGATCCAGACCTCACGGGCATAGTCCGGCAGATAGCGCGTGCGAATCCCCCGTGGCGGCTGGACCACGACATAACGCGGGCCTTGCGGGCGATACCAGTAGCCACCGGAATAGAAATAATCCTGGCCGCGATAAGGCACGCGGTAGTTGCGATCCGGGAAACGATCG
This genomic interval from Pseudomonas alvandae contains the following:
- the hrpB gene encoding ATP-dependent helicase HrpB, encoding MISLPIDEVLPALRQALAKRHEAVLEAPPGAGKTTRVPLALLNESWLAGQTILMLEPRRLAARAAAERLASELGEKVGETVGYRIRLDSKVGPHTRIEVVTEGILTRRLQDDPALEGVGLLIFDEFHERSLDADLALALSLNGRELFREEQPLKILLMSATLEGERLAGLLDDAPILRSEGRMFPVAVRWGRPFQPGEFIEPRLVQTVLEALHDETGSVLVFLPGQAEIRRVHQQLADALGDGGNVLLCPLHGELDLAAQRAAIDPAPPGQRKVVLATNIAETSLTINGVRVVVDAGLARVPRFDPGSGMTRLDTQRISRASATQRAGRAGRLEPGVCYRLWSEDQHEQLAAYGSAEILSADLAGLALQLGRWGVTPQQLVWLDVPPTAAYAQAQDLLQRLGALDGGQLTRHGQAMAELPAHPRIAHLLLRGQALGLADMACNVAALLGERDILRGAGADLHSRLVLLSGEERAARGAQGGVQRARQLARQYRGYLRGKAGEAVADPDHPRWLGALLALAYPDRVAQQRRPGGAEYRLANGRAALFAEADSLMKQAWLVIAELGSRQGQREERIYLATDFDPALFDSVLAEQVQTVDQLDWDEREGVLRAERQRKVGELVLSREPLAGLDEAARSQALVNLVRRKGLELLPWTPELRQWQARVALLRRLDLEAKGESEWPDVSDTALLGSLEDWLMPYLGRVSRLSHFANLDLSSIVHNLLPWPLPQRLDEQAPHHLNVPSGSSIRLDYSEHPPILAVRLQELFGLADTPRIAGGRQVVKLHLLSPARRPVQVTQDLANFWRSTYAEVKKDLKGRYPKHYWPDDPLVAEATARVKPRK
- a CDS encoding cation diffusion facilitator family transporter, yielding MTTGAEHARLLRLATRASVAVALILVAAKALAWWLSGSVSMLAGLTDSALDGVTSLLNLLAVHYALRPADDDHRYGHGKAESLAGMAQALFIGGSAVLIALQAFERLKNPLPVEAPWLSVGVIVFSLVLTLALLALQHRVVRATGSNAVRADSLHYRSDLLLNGSILVALVLAGFGWYQLDAWFGLGIALYILWSAVQIARESFAVLMDEELPPDVSQHMLELACAVPGVVGAHDLRTRISGNHWFVQLHLELPGELTLSVAHGISDQAADAIHRAYPKAEVLVHADPLEVVKPTSA